GGGGAAGCCGGGAGAAAATTGTGAGCTTAAATGCAGCTTTAATTCTTTATCTGATGGATTACAGCGATGAGATTGAGGATGGCTATCGACAGGCCAGGGAAATTCTTGCCTCAGGGGCAGCTGTCGAAAAACTGAAGGAATGGGTTAAAGTTCAAAATACTGATTCCCAAAAAAGGTTAAACAGACTGGAGTCTCTTTTAGAAAAAGTATAATTCATAATGAGATAAGAAAGGAGATAAAATGATGAAATTATACGCTTTGAAGTCCCGCGAAGGATATTTAAAAGCTGAAAGAGAAGATAGTTATAGGACTGTTCCCATGAATAAAGCCTCGGTATTTGGTGATAGAGATTCGGAAGAATTAAAACAGCTAAAAAGAGCAGCAGAAAATGATGACCTCGCCAATCTAAAAATGGTAGAACTGGAGATAACAGAAAAAGAGGTAGAATTTTAAGAGCTGGGCGGCAGCGCAGCTTATTGTTTTTCCAAAAAAACAGGAGCAGGAAATGCCTGCTGCATCTTTAACCTATTAATTAGTATCTTAAATATCCGATGTACCGAATAATACAAAAAATCTCAGGAGGTATAAGTTTTGCAGTCAAAACTGCGCAAACATCTGACAGGTTCTTTGCTCGTCTGCACCATTTTAACACTTTTGATTTTTTCCGGCTTCAATGCAGTCCAGGCCGAATCAGAGGATGATTACCGCCAGATCGAGGATATGACCGGGCGCGAGCTGGAAATACCCCGGAAAGTAGAGAGGGTCATCGCCATTGGCCCGGGCTCTCTGCGGCACATCGTCCATCTGCAGGCAGAGGACAGAGTCGTCGGCATAGAGGAAGGAGAGGTGATGGACGAAGAAGGCTATTATCGCGATTACAGGCTGGCCCATCCCGAACTGGAAGATCTCCCCGTCATAGGCCCCGATCACGGTGGAGACCCCGAGCTTATCGCCCGACAGGAGCCCGACCTGATAGTTTTTTACGGCGACCCCGGTGATGCTGCCACCCTGCAGGAGAAGACTGAAACTCCGACGGTTATTGTCGATTTTGGTGATCATTACGGAGAGAAGGAAAAGCTCCAGAAAAGCTGGAAGCTGCTGGGGGAGATTTTTGACAGGAATGAAAGAGCTGAAAAGCTGAGCGAATATCTGGAGGAGATACTGGCCGACCTCGAAGCCAGAACCGAAGATATCTCCGCTGAAGAAAGAGCGACTGTTTT
This genomic window from Halarsenatibacter silvermanii contains:
- a CDS encoding ABC transporter substrate-binding protein; translation: MQSKLRKHLTGSLLVCTILTLLIFSGFNAVQAESEDDYRQIEDMTGRELEIPRKVERVIAIGPGSLRHIVHLQAEDRVVGIEEGEVMDEEGYYRDYRLAHPELEDLPVIGPDHGGDPELIARQEPDLIVFYGDPGDAATLQEKTETPTVIVDFGDHYGEKEKLQKSWKLLGEIFDRNERAEKLSEYLEEILADLEARTEDISAEERATVFAGGISFRGSHGLTSTRVPFEPLDFINAPAITREVIEDEDGQIQVMFDREQLLLNDPDKIFIDSGNFPLVVEDFERYDEYSTLSAVQEGRTYTILPYSDYHRQTSSILGNAYYAGSIIYPERFSDVDPESRVEEIMEKFLGEPVYDELSDFHRGFGSVDLLEK